One window of Phalacrocorax carbo chromosome 1, bPhaCar2.1, whole genome shotgun sequence genomic DNA carries:
- the LOC135316957 gene encoding muscle M-line assembly protein unc-89-like — protein sequence MTVDENTCCNNGKHHLSSSKEQVKQANDSAGRKSIKSNFKNYSMPPRNTSRQDNKTTDEENTPHNLKNEPVQHKKHCEGERKPSCDPKNLRPLSDPLVKQDKKSSPLETQKQVPPGDFVKPETESDEKKSKPTSEKPQSPSSNKVLKPQERSYSGERNQKSPAAEDTRSPETKAVKKDNKHQHSGKYQLPPSRKSAKCEENTPGGEKQQTRCEDFTAPDTNAAKEKNKYPSSRKYQSVSSETLVKPQEKNTPEQKQQTPASAGFKKPGTNAVKEKDGDPNSEKSPSSKKVVKSQEKNTSGDRRQKTLATKDIRSPETKAVKEEDKHQRSGNHQLLPSSKSEKPEKNIPGGEKQQAVSESFTKPDASPVKDKSKGPGSGMWQSPPSNLLVKLQEKNTTTKKKQSPPLPDEKTTYKTGSPGKKSGPERREKYQLCSSAQTEKHGNDGSGKEGPAGDFGSYQAPLPSDGTNCKSNTVPKEISLSNTGKSSKSSSFHVASKDEENPAENRKKQPGFKKYQALSSKNSVRHEKDVAEREGSWQAAGKTSEREAELEDCSKAAPFSKYTVESYSESPLDSSFKPLIIRVTDTFKYHS from the coding sequence ATGACAGTAGATGAAAACACCTGCTGCAATAATGGGAAACACCACCTGTCCTCATCAAAAGAACAAGTGAAACAAGCAAATGACAgtgcagggagaaaaagcatCAAGTCAAACTTCAAGAATTATTCAATGCCACCAAGAAATACATCAAGGCAGGACAATAAGACCACTGATGAGGAGAATACCCCgcataatttgaaaaatgaacCAGTGCAGCACAAAAAGCATtgtgaaggagagaggaaacCTTCATGTGATCCTAAAAATCTAAGACCATTATCAGATCCATTGGTGAAGCAAGACAAGAAATCCTCCCCTCTAGAGACACAGAAACAGGTGCCACCAGGTGACTTTGTAAAGCCTGAAACTGAGTCAGATGAAAAAAAGTCTAAGCCTACCTCTGAGAAGCCCCAGTCACCTTCTTCAAACAAAGTGCTGAAGCCTCAAGAAAGAAGCTATTCAGGAGAGAGGAATCAAAAGTCTCCAGCAGCGGAGGACACCAGGTCACCTGAAACAAAGGCTGTAAAAAAGGATAATAAGCACCAGCATTCTGGGAAGTACCAGCTACCCCCTTCAAGAAAATCAGCAAAGTGTGAGGAAAACACTccaggaggagaaaagcagcaaacaagATGTGAAGATTTTACGGCGCCTGATACAAATGCTGCAAAAGAGAAGAACAAATATCCAAGTTCCAGGAAGTACCAATCAGTATCTTCAGAAACATTGGTTAagcctcaagaaaaaaatactccagaacaaaagcaacaaacacCAGCTTCTGCAGGTTTTAAGAAGCCTGGTACTAAtgctgtaaaagaaaaggaCGGAGATCCAAATTCTGAGAAGTCACCTTCTTCAAAGAAAGTGGTGAAGtcccaagaaaaaaatacttcaggagACAGGAGGCAAAAGACACTGGCAACAAAGGACATCAGGTCACCTGAAACAAAGGCTGTGAAAGAGGAAGATAAACACCAGCGTTCCGGGAACCACCAGTTACTGCCTTCAAGTAAAtcagaaaagcctgaaaaaaatattccagggGGAGAAAAACAACAAGCTGTGTCTGAAAGTTTCACAAAGCCTGATGCAAGTCCTGtaaaagataaaagcaaagGTCCAGGTTCTGGGATGTGGCAGTCCCCACCTTCAAATTTGCTGGTGAAGCTACAAGAAAAGAACACCACAACCAAAAAGAAACAGTCACCACCACTGCCCGATGAAAAAACAACGTATAAAACTGGTAGTCCAGGAAAGAAGAGTGGAcctgagagaagagagaaatacCAGCTGTGCTCTTCAGCTCAAACAGAGAAGCACGGCAATGATGGCTCAGGAAAGGAAGGCCCTGCAGGCGACTTTGGGAGCTATCAAGCTCCATTGCCAAGTGATGGCACGAATTGTAAAAGCAATACTGTCCCAAAAGAGATCAGTTTGTCTAACACAGGAAAGTCGTCCAAATCATCCTCATTTCATGTTGCAtcaaaagatgaggaaaatcctgctgaaaatagaaaaaagcagCCTGGATTCAAGAAGTACCAAGCGCTCTCATCAAAGAATTCAGTGAGGCATGAaaaagatgttgctgaaagggaggggagctggcaggcagctggcaAAACAAGTGAGAGAGAAGCAGAACTGGAGGACTGCTCTAAAGCAGCGCCATTCTCAAAATACACAGTGGAAAGCTACAGTGAAAGCCCCTTAGATTCATCCTTCAAACCATTGATCATTAGAGTAACTGACACATTTAAATATCACAGCTAA